Within the Hypericibacter adhaerens genome, the region TCAGCCAGTCGAAGTGATACTGGTCCGAATATTTGCGGAAGAAGCCCACCATCTCGTTGAACTTCTTGCGCTCCGCATCGGCGTTCGCATTCTTCACGAACTGGGTCGAAACCAGATAGCGCTTGAGGATCTGGTTGGTCATCGAGGTGCCGACCTTGTGCCGCGAGACGAAGTCGTCGACCACCGCCATCAGCTTCGGGCTGTCCTTGCGGATCGCCCAGGCGATCTGCCCGCCTTCCCGCAGCGTGATATCGGGATGCACCTTGATGTTGGTGAAGACCTTGGACCAGAGCTTGGCCTTGTGCTCGTCCATCACCATGGCCGGGTAGAGGTCGGCATTGACCATCTCGGCGATGGCATCGTCCTCCAGATCCTCGTCGGCGAGCGTGATCGTGACCTCGGGCTTGCCCGCCGCCTTGAACTTCTCGTTCAACGCCAGCAGGCTCTCGTAATAGCTCGAGGACTGGCGCACCACGACTTCCTTGCCCGAAAGATCGTCGATCGTGGCGATCGGCGGCGAGCCGGGTCCCGTGATCAGCACCTCCTTCACCGTGTCGGCGAAAGGCGTCGAGAAATCGACATGCTTGAGGCGGTCGTCCGTGATCGTCAGGTTGGCCGCGGCGATGTCGCCGATTCCTTCCTCGAGGCCGGAGATCAGCCTGTCCCGGCTGACGGGCAGGAAGATGACATGGACGCGGTCGAGCAGCTTGAGGCCGAGCTTCTTGTTGAGCTCGTCCTCGAAGATCTTCATCGTGTCGTACGTGACCCCGCGCTCGCGGTATTTGTCGGTGAAATAGTTGATCCGGTTGTAGGTGGTGAGCACGCGGATGAAGCGGCGCTTCACCATCTCGTCGAAATCGCCCTTCCAGGGCTTGAGCGCGGCCTGGACCAGCGCGTCGACCGCCTTCTCCTCGGCGCTCTCGGGTGGCGCCGCGGTTTCGTCCGTGCCCATCGCGGCACGGGCCGCGGGGGCCAGCGTCATCGCCAGGGCGACAAGGGCGGCCGCGAGAAGGCTCTTCGGCAAAGCCAATCTGCAGCGACGGCTCAGGAGCGGCGCCAGGGTCGCAAGGCACCGCTCAGACGAAGCGAGAGCAAAGGCGAACATTGCGGAACTCCCATCCACGGACCCAGGACCCGGCCCG harbors:
- a CDS encoding MltF family protein, with protein sequence MPKSLLAAALVALAMTLAPAARAAMGTDETAAPPESAEEKAVDALVQAALKPWKGDFDEMVKRRFIRVLTTYNRINYFTDKYRERGVTYDTMKIFEDELNKKLGLKLLDRVHVIFLPVSRDRLISGLEEGIGDIAAANLTITDDRLKHVDFSTPFADTVKEVLITGPGSPPIATIDDLSGKEVVVRQSSSYYESLLALNEKFKAAGKPEVTITLADEDLEDDAIAEMVNADLYPAMVMDEHKAKLWSKVFTNIKVHPDITLREGGQIAWAIRKDSPKLMAVVDDFVSRHKVGTSMTNQILKRYLVSTQFVKNANADAERKKFNEMVGFFRKYSDQYHFDWLMMIAQGYQESRLDQSAKNPSGALGIMQVLPTTAAGNPINIPNITVADRNIEAGIKYMRFMVDEYFNDPAINEVNRHLFAFAGYNCGPNRLDRLRKKAAEQGLDPNKWFNNVEVMVARSVGQETVNYVSNIFKYFVAYKRIEDQRLAIEAAKQQATEQGTQP